ttccatatgggtgagttttttctgtaaataatctTCTGGGTATTTACTActattgttattttattgtcATTGTACTACGAGCATCCAACTCCTCTTCTTGCTGGTGTGTCCTTGCTGCTGGACCACTCTGGGGACCGCAAGATTGGTGCCCATCATAGTGCCAGGTGAGCAGCTGGGTAGTAACCATTGTGTATTTGCCTCTATTTACTTCTTTCCAGAGCAGAGAAAAACTGGGAGCTGCTGTACTCTCTTCTCCCTCTGGCCACCAGCCACCTGCATTACTCAGAACAGTTACACCTTGCAAGGCACGAGCTCTTGTGATGGCTGAACTTTTTAGGGTGGCTCTGACAGACCTGTGAGGAACCCCAAGcattcctgctttctttttaggGGTTGTTGGTTATTTCTAAGCCTGAGAGCACTTGCTGTCTGGGGAACAAATCTGCATAGCCTTGCCAGTAATGTGAGCATCACGGATGGAAGTAATGGTTCACAGGTGGGATTAATGATTGACTAGGCGGGATGAAGTGCAAGGAAGTGCTTGCTGATTGGGACACTTCTGGAAAAGGCGCGAAACCTGTGTGCCAGCCTCCATCCAAGGGAGGTGGCAGAAGTGCCATGTTTTCAGGTACACGCTTAGCCACAcaatgctgctgcaggactgctgggctgggctctacctgctgctgctctgccaaaGCTGCTGGCTGGAGGCTGCCAGGGGTAAGTAGGAATGTTCTTTCCCCATAGAGGCTTTCTGGAATGCATGCAGCCTTCCTGGGCACACTGAGCAGCTCATGGGCTAAGCTGAGCTCCTTAGCACCACAGCTTTGCATTTCCAGTTCACATCTCTGAgcaatgtttgtttctgttgtaaCTGGCTATGGTACTGTGCACCTTCATAGATGCCAACGTGGGGGAAACAGGGATGTTCTCTGGAAAAAGAGCCATTTTAGTGCGGCTTTACAGGACAACCCAGAGCTGTTTGGGGCAAACTTTtggcagcagtgggatgtgggcagggaggtggctgaggcAGGAGGGATAGTGCCTCTGTGTCATGCCCAGCTTCGGGGTGGGTGGTGTCCCTAAGTGTCTGGGGCCACATATAGGGACGACACACAGGGAGTGGGTAGAAGATCCAAGTCTCAACTTCTTGGCTGTTTTATTCCAATACCCCTTACCCAAACTGCGTAAGGATCAGTGAGTCCAACATTTGtttccacacaggaccaccccaagtccaaaccctatgtctggGAGTGGTATCCAGATGCTTCATGAACTCCATCTTGAGGCTGTGCCCGCTGCCTTTAGCAGCTGTTCCATTACCGTGTCCTCTAGTGCAGCACCTGTCCCTAACCCCCatctgcccctcccctgacTCAGCACCATGCTTTTCCCTTGGGCTCTTTCcctgtcacagagagcagagctcagcgctgccctcctcTGCCGTCTCGAGCggctgcagccaccatgaggtctccttggagtCTTCTGGGCTGAACCAACCAGGGGACCTCTCTCACTCCTCATGTCTTGCCCTCCTGACCCTTCACTATATTTTAGCCTTCCTTTGGATGCTGTCTAATAGTTCTATGTCCTTCCTACATTGTGGCATTCATAGTTGCGTGCAGTGCTGTAGGTGAGGCTACACAGTACTGTGTAGAGAAGGACAGTCCTTTCCCCTgcccagctggcagtgctgagcctgATGCACTCCAGGGTACAGTTGGCCTTCCTGCCTGCCAGGGTATACTGATTACTCTTGAGAATTTGCTGATGAAACCCATGCTGAAGTCCTTTGTTGGTGCGTCTTCCCATCAGTTGATCCCCTATGTCTTTCTCCTCACCAAAGTAATACTTCATGGCTAGGAAACGCACAGCCCAGAATAATTGAGTGATGGCCACCTGTAAACAAAGGTGTCTGAGCGTCTCCAAGTAGCCTCTGTGGACTCTCAATAGTGTTTCAGCACACTGCAAGACACAGTGCTTCAAGGGACAACAGCTTTTCCAACGTAAGTCACgtttcttctctccctctgaTTCTGTGTTCTGGTTTGCTTCTAGGTTTGGAGGAAGCAGTGAAGTGTGAAAGCATTACTGAAGCACCCCTTGGTCAAGAGGCAAATTTCTCTTGTGACTTCTTGCTCCATATGGATGTCTTGCAAGTAACTTGGCAAAAGATAAATGGATCTTCCATCAGGAACATAGCCACTTACAGCCGAACCTATGGACTGCGACTGCAAGAATCATTTCAGAGGAAGGCACGTCTCACTGTAGCAGCCCTGAACACCTCAGCCATCACTCTGCAAAATCTCACTTCTGAGGATACATCCTGTTACAGATGCATCTTCAATGTGTTCCCTTATGGCTCTTTCAGCAGCCCAGATCTATGCCTCAAAATCCAGAGTAAGTTTTCCACTAGCAGCTTCTCGCTTTCTGGCACGCAGCACAGGTCTGATGGAGTCAGAGAGCAGGTGAAACATTATCCCCTCCATCCATGTCAATTTGCAACACAGCAGCATGTGCTTGGTGGATGTTCTCCAGAATCACCACTCCCGTCCATAGTGGTAGTGAAGGTAAATAAGCCAGGGGATGCATTTGGATAAGAACCCTATTACAGAAGGCTGACCTGTCCAGCTTTGACCACTTACTCACCACTGAGTGTAGTAAACACNTGAAGGTAAATAAGCCAGGGGATGCATTTGGATAAGAACCCTATTACAGAAGGCTGACCTGTCCAGCTTTGACCACTTACTCACCACTGAGTGTAATAAACATCTTCTCTCATCGATTTTGGAGCTGTAAGAGGAATTTGATTACTGTTTGGCTACCTAAGGTTTCCTCACTGCTGTCTGCTCAGCAACAGGAAAGCCTCCCTTGATATCACCTACTTGGCTGATGAAGGCGTGGGCAAGCCCCCCAAGATAACACCATAAACAAAATCGAAATGGAACATCGACAGTAGCAAACAGATGCACCTTCTCTGCTAGCTACCTCTACACCTTGGCTTGTTTACTTGAGCACcaacagtgaaggaaaatgaagtcatttCAGCTCACAATCAAAAGTCAAGGCTGAGTTTGCATGGAGAAGTGCAGCATGAAGCAGGGAGTACTTTTGAAATCAGTATCTGTAGTGATCCTGCTATACTGGtccaaggaaacaaaaatatcagcATGTTGTGTGTGATTTCCCCATTGTTTGGCTGTTGTCTAGATCAGCAGTGGTATGTACAATTATAGTAGTGCAACTTGTCATAAAGAGTCTGGTCTCATTAGAGATCTTTTCTGAGAGTACAGAGCTTATGTGGGATGAATATTTCTTGAtttgaaaacatacagaagGCTCCTTCCTATACTACTTCCTTGGCTGTatggtgtgtgtatgtgtatattaGTTATGTAGGAAtgacaggatcacagaattgtaggggttggaataGACCTCCAgtgatcatcaagtccaatccgCCTGCCTAAGGAGGCTCCCTAAATCAGGTTGCAAAGGTGAACATGcatctctgtgtgtttctttttatacGTGATCACTTATTTAGGGATGATGttctccagcagcatccccagctggAGTGTGCTTGTAGAGTAGGCCCTTGCTGTTGAATACTGGGGAGCAGTCTTTCTCATAGAGGGTCTTATAGGACATATCTCAGGAATGATGAAATGCTTCCCTAATTATAAAACTTCCTTTTACAGACAGTGGAAACGCGAACAACCCAGAAGTCAAAATGCTGGTTATGGGTTCCCCAAGTATGAGaggtatttctgtatttatttaaaagtaaaatgattAATGTTTCAGTTTAGTCACGACCTCTGGAAGAGGACAGGAAGAATATACTGACACTCCTTcatgctttgtgtttctttgtagGTATTCAGAAGATAATAGGTTTTGTGGTGGTCTTCATAGGTGCTCTCTTAGCAACCTTGATACTTCTCATCATGGGGCTAAtcaaaagaaggaagagaaggtaAGAGTGATTTTCATTATCTTGTGAATAACATGGCTTATCTGGGTTCACATTGCaatttgcctttctctttcctgttggTGTTTTTATATACTTGCACTGGAAACTCACCCAGGTGGAAACACTAGTTTTAAAGCAACAAGATTCACTCCAAATGTGAGATTTCTAAGTATTATTTGATgaatttgtgttgtttgtttttctttcagactgcagaaacacagagcGCATCGCACACCTGAAAAGGAGGAAGGCTTACAGGAGGATGTAAGTGAGCAATCTGTAAGCCTGGAAACACCGAAGGTTCAAGGCAGTGCTTATCAAAATGAGGTAATGCCAGTTCCCAGCACTTCCAGCAATTCTCCGAATCTTTCAGAAGTTTTGGACAATTATTGGGAGGAACATGACAAAAATCTTCTGTtgagatagaatcatagaatggcttcgGTTGAAAGTGTTCTTGAAGACCACTCAGTTACACCACCCTGTCATGGGTGGAGACCCactagaccaagctgcccagcaTCTCATCCAACCAtgccttgaatgtttccagggagggaaatccacagcttctctgggtaacctgttccagtgtctgtcCACCTTCACAATGAATAATTTACCCctaaaatctaatctaaatctctcttttagtttaaaaccattccttcttgtcctatcaatATCTATACatgtaaaaagtttatttccctcttgtttataatctccctttaaattgAAACGCCTCAGTGAGGTATTGCTGGAGCTGTCATTtatccagactgaacaagcccagattCTTCAGCCTATTTTCATAaagtgctgcagccctctgtaAATATTCATCCTTTCCAAAAGCTCAACTCTTCCCTGCGTTGGGGGCCCCAAGCCTGGATACTATACTCCTGGTTGGGCTTCAAGAGGGCAGAGGGGTATAATCACTTTCATCTTCCTGCTGACTGCCCCTCTTTTGATGTGGACCATGTTTGTTAAGGGTTCGAGAATGACAAGGTTCATCTGAAATTTTCATGCAGATTATTCTGAGGGGAGGTTGAATTACTTAGCATCCCATTCATCATCTCTCAGTGAATAATGAGATCTGTCACAAAAGGGACTCTACTTCTGTGTTGAATCGCAGAAGTTATCTGTTCCAACTCTGGTGGGTATGATCACAGCAAGCTGAGGTTCCTCAAGAACTCAAGAGGTTGCTTAGGAAACCCTTAACAGCTGGACCTGGAGATAACTGACTTTAGATGGGGAACTTTCCTTTCTGGCCACAATGCAGATGAGGCAATCCTGGAATTTTCTCCCAGTTGTGCAGTTCCAGTGCTCCCAGGTTGTACAGTTTGGTACCTCTCAGATCAGGCCACAGTTGAAGGAGCAGCCGTTCCAGGTATGTTCAGGGAGCGCCTGAGCATTTCAACACACTATGCTCgagcaaaagcaaaattgtGCCAGTGGCTTATGCAGAGATCACAGAGTGGCTTAGGGGTGCAACACCACACCAGCGTTGTGAACAGGagcccttttgttttcttgttttcacgATAATGGTCATGGTAAATTATTGTGCTGATTCTTTTACAGAGGCAGACACCAGGATCTATACTTCGCAAAAGGCAGCCAACTCCGATGAGAtatctggaagagaagaaagaaagagaaacctGGAGGAGAAACAAGAGGCTCGTGTTTTCAGAGGAAGCTGGTAGCCAAGACAGTACCAGCCACAACATACCCCAGGGGGAGCTCACTGCGTTGAGCAATGATGAGCTGCTCTGCACGCTCCTGAAGAACAACAGTGACACAGAGGAATGTGAGGAGTCTGAATTATGCCCTGCCCTGGCTACTCCTTGGCCCAGTACAGGAGAGAAATCAGCCCACCAAAGCCCTGTTGCTAGAAGTCCAGAGGAGCACTGAGGACATCACATGGGTGGGGAATTCAAGCTAAGGGCTCAGAGGAAGACCCAGCATATAGAGGCCCACCTGGTGCTGTCTTAGCAGTCCTTCAGTCCCAGAATTCAAGTGTATACTGTCAAGATAAACCACTACTGGATCATCTTTTAAATGTtataaaatgttgttttatgAGGGTATGGGAAGTGGGATGGCATGCAGTGGGAGACAGTGtatgttttcttattaaatgACTTTCTATTTCTTAGTACCtttttgatgtgtttgtgtgcCTGGGGGTCTAGTGCCAGAAGCTGGACTGAGACCATGGTGCTGGGGACTAGAAACACCCACATAAAGCAAACCACCCACCAGACTGTCCAGGGTCAGAATCTGTGTGTGGTGTCTTTGGTGAGTGTGGGTGTGCAGGTATGAGAGCCAACAAGCATAGAGGTGGACCAGCTTGTAAGTAGAAGACGTTTGGCCTGGTAGTCATGGGTGGACTAACTGAGTTCTACCGCTGTGGAGAAGATGGCACTGTCTTCCTGTCAGAGGCAGCTGGCAGTCAGGGTAGGAGCAATGGGAACAAGAAGGTCCCACTCAGTGTGataaatgttttggttttttttccttactgagaTGTAGGACAGACATTGGAACAAGAGCCCAGCAAGGCTGAGGAGGCCCCAACCTCAGACACAGCCAAAATTCTCCTGGACAGGGCCTGGAGCAACCTGATCTTCCTAATCCTGCTTTGTGCATGGTCCTGTACAAGGTGACATCCCAGATTTCCTTTAGACTGAGATACCCTGTGATGCCATTTCTGGCACTATGGGTATTTCCTCTCTATTTGAactcttcattctttttccagtttctagCAAGGCTGTGAGAGGAGAGGTCATGGTTGTAGAAGTCTGTGAATTTACCATATTGGCCAACAAGTTACTGCAGGTTCTCCTTTGGTGCTCCACAAATAATCAGGCAGAAggatctgtgctgcagatgcacCAAGGCCCGTGGGAGTGTACTAAGACAGGTATTTGGGAAAGAGTTACAAGTTTAAGAGCTTATGATGGAAAGCTTcctctgttctttattttattacaggAAACATTACCAGCGTCACTGGGAAGACTTTTGACAGATTGTGCGGCTTCAGGGCAgagtgcatttttttcagtagcaGAGTACCCTCTAGTGGAAGAGATCAGGAATTGGTGTATGGGAGTCTTgtgcaaacatttcttgaagTTTGTCAAGATAggtgccatgaccactgccctgagGAATGTGTTCCAGGGCTTATTGCCCTTTCAGTAAAGAACTGTATCCTATTACGCAACCTGAAAGTGAAAGCTTGGCTATCTTGAACATccaaaatacaaagaagatAGTTAATCCTTTTCCAGGTAAGTGGTATCCAGGGCCACAGACAAAAACCTATGTGCTGTACTGCTGCCTTCCAGGTTCCTGCTTTGGGCATGCATTCACGTGTTTGGCCTTGTGTTTCTTCTGGGATCAGAAAAGGACTTCCCACAGCAGCCTGCTACGCTCATGTAAACAGCAGGACTGGCTGGTTAGACATCTGCAGTTCTCTCTCCAGCAGCGGATGACATTCCTCAGGGTCATGGAAGATAGTCAAGTAAGGAAGTGCAGccacagcatcacacagtgGAATGAATAGAGACTGTCCAGCAGAGAACTCTGACTGTGGTCACTGAAGGGCAAAGTAACTAACAGGGAACTTGGTTTCAGTCCTGCCTTGAAGCCCTGGAAAACTTGCAAAGAATCTTGCAAGGTGAGCGTATACCCAGGAAGCAATTGGGACATGCTCCCATGTCTGTTCTGAGATTGAGATGAATGGAGGGCTTGCTAAGGCAAGTGTGGAATCACAAGGAGAAGTGTGGTTGCTGGATGTCTGATGGGACCTGGGAAAGCATCTAGGGTGCCAAAAACCTGACAAGTTCTGTTATGTAGGTTGTTGGCCATGGATGCTCCTGTTTGCCTTGAAATTGGTAGTCACGTGAGTTACAGGTGGAGGCCTCAGTTTGGCTTTTCCTGATggaaagtttatttatttatttatttatttttctatccaCCCAGCACTCTGACCAAGCAGATAAATTAATGTGGTAATTTTGGACATATGTGTTCTGTAGTTGTAGCTCTGATTGGTATAACCAACTGgcccataaaccattgacatGGTGTCCGGTTGGTTCAGAGCCTGCTGGACTTGTAAGGTTATTCTTATACACTGCTGGAAGGTAGTACAGGCTTTATCCTCAGTGCAGAAGTGTTATTTTCCTAAGAGTAAAATGTCAGCTCTTGTGAAtattaaggaaaacagaaaatgtgatgAAGTGCACAACAAGGATTCAGAAAACTGGTGGACAGAAGTAGTCTCAGCCTTTCCAGGAAGTCTCACATACaggtttttttaaaacactttggTTCTGGATGTCTGCAAAACAGATTAAcatgttgggtgttttttttttgttgttgttgtttttggtgtttcttttgtttgttttttttgttttggtttggtttggttttttttcccactagcGATCAGGTAGAAGTTTAAAAGCatccttttgattttttttgctgaaatatCATTAATTGTTCCTTTTGGTCTTTGTAATTGCAAAGGGAAGAAccttcaggaggaaaaacattGCCAAGTAGCTGCGACCAAAGCCAGCCCCACTAACGAGACCCAGGTAAAATGTTCAAGTTATCTTTACTTTTAGTGTAACCTTATCTTAGAAATGTACAGTGGTGGTCTCACCTTTCTTTTGAGACATCTTTCTCCCCAACGACTACCATGATCTTCTCCCATTTACCTGTCCCTAGGAAGCTGGAATTCACACCGTCTGGGTGCaggaacatttgtttttctctgtaatgTGCAGTGTGCTTCTGAACAGGTCTGTGTAGCAAGTCATGTCCACAGCCTGTGGCTGCCAGTTAGAGAAAAAGCTCCTATATGGAGATTGCAAGAGAAGCGTGAGAAGTCATTGAAGCAGAAAGATCAGTGTGTTTCACTGGGAAAttagagaagggaagagaataTGTGATTACATGCTTTTATGTTAGATATATCAAAGATGAATGGTGTGCAACGGCTCCCATTTCTATGAAGTCTAACACAAAACATCCTTTTACAGCGAAGATTAAACATGTCTTCCATTTTACGCTATGAGAAGGACATTGAAAACCTGGAGTGTgtccaaagaaaggcaaataagctggtgaagggtctggagcacaactTTTACAGGAagactgttcagtctggagaagaagaggctcaggtGAGACATCACTTTCTACAATtaacctgaaaggaggttgtggcgaGGTGTGTGCCAGCTTCATCTCCCAGGTAACAACAACAGGACAAgaagtaatggccttaagttgcaccaggggaggttcaggctggatattagaaaatacttctccaaaagagtggtgaggcagtggcacaggctgcccacggtggtggagtcaccattcctggtggtgttcaagaaatgtgatgcttagggacatggttagtgagCACAGTGGCAATGGtttggtggttggacttgatgatgttactggtcttttccaacctttatgattctatgataacagGCAACAGGTGCTCTGAAACATACAAAGGTATCCAAGTATTAGTGAGTTTTGGTAGTGTTACTACCAAATTTGATGTTGAGGAGGGATATGTGAATTTACATaagcagagacagagaaaatCAGCAGCCCAGTAGTCTTGATGTGACCTCCAGCAGCTGATATAGCCTACAcaattcagtgcttttctcaTAACTGAAATCTCTGTCACTCCCACTAGCCTCAGTCTAaccctttattttctcttcctatcGAATGACAACAGCATAAATCAGCTGtcccacatttttcttcctcaaaccTGTGCAAATTTCACTGTTTACTGGCACAAATGGTTCCTCTTAAAGGAGGTCATTAGCctaaaaataaagggaagaacCTAGAAAGGCATTCAGAATAGAGAGCATCCAATGAGCAGGCAAAGGAAAGACTACAGACTAGAACTCATTCGCGACAGGAGAGATTTCAGATCACTTTCACCAGCACACAGGTAGCAacataggttaaaaaa
The Coturnix japonica isolate 7356 chromosome 1, Coturnix japonica 2.1, whole genome shotgun sequence DNA segment above includes these coding regions:
- the LOC107321484 gene encoding uncharacterized protein LOC107321484 isoform X1, with translation MLLQDCWAGLYLLLLCQSCWLEAARGLEEAVKCESITEAPLGQEANFSCDFLLHMDVLQVTWQKINGSSIRNIATYSRTYGLRLQESFQRKARLTVAALNTSAITLQNLTSEDTSCYRCIFNVFPYGSFSSPDLCLKIQNSGNANNPEVKMLVMGSPSMRGIQKIIGFVVVFIGALLATLILLIMGLIKRRKRRLQKHRAHRTPEKEEGLQEDVSEQSVSLETPKVQGSAYQNERQTPGSILRKRQPTPMRYLEEKKERETWRRNKRLVFSEEAGSQDSTSHNIPQGELTALSNDELLCTLLKNNSDTEECEESELCPALATPWPSTGEKSAHQSPVARSPEEH
- the LOC107321484 gene encoding uncharacterized protein LOC107321484 isoform X2; this translates as MGLEEAVKCESITEAPLGQEANFSCDFLLHMDVLQVTWQKINGSSIRNIATYSRTYGLRLQESFQRKARLTVAALNTSAITLQNLTSEDTSCYRCIFNVFPYGSFSSPDLCLKIQNSGNANNPEVKMLVMGSPSMRGIQKIIGFVVVFIGALLATLILLIMGLIKRRKRRLQKHRAHRTPEKEEGLQEDVSEQSVSLETPKVQGSAYQNERQTPGSILRKRQPTPMRYLEEKKERETWRRNKRLVFSEEAGSQDSTSHNIPQGELTALSNDELLCTLLKNNSDTEECEESELCPALATPWPSTGEKSAHQSPVARSPEEH